The Agromyces mangrovi genome contains a region encoding:
- a CDS encoding response regulator transcription factor: MAQLLILTSAADNDVLPALALLTHRVRVIPASPDQLVRAPDSDLVFVDARSNLAGAKALCQILRTTGLSVPLILVVTEGGLTAVSPDWGVDDVVLESAGPAEVDARVRLTIGRAATAPASERIQTSGVVIDEASYSAKVHGKPLDLTYKEFELLRFLAAHPSRVFTREQLLSEVWGYDYFGGTRTVDVHVRRLRAKLGDLEGLIGTVRNVGYRFNVHEEDERDLPVSAS; this comes from the coding sequence GTGGCGCAGCTGTTGATCTTGACGTCGGCCGCCGACAACGACGTGCTCCCCGCCCTCGCCCTCCTCACGCATCGCGTTCGCGTCATCCCGGCGTCGCCGGACCAGCTCGTGCGCGCACCCGACTCCGACCTCGTCTTCGTCGACGCGCGGTCGAACCTCGCGGGTGCGAAGGCGCTCTGCCAGATCCTGCGCACGACCGGGCTGAGCGTGCCCCTCATCCTCGTCGTGACCGAGGGCGGCCTGACGGCGGTGAGCCCGGACTGGGGCGTCGACGACGTGGTCCTCGAGTCGGCGGGCCCGGCGGAGGTCGACGCGCGCGTGCGCCTCACGATCGGCCGCGCCGCCACCGCGCCGGCGTCCGAGCGCATCCAGACCTCCGGCGTGGTGATCGACGAGGCGAGCTACTCGGCGAAGGTGCACGGCAAGCCGCTCGACCTCACCTACAAGGAGTTCGAGCTGCTGCGTTTCCTCGCCGCGCATCCGTCCCGCGTGTTCACCCGCGAGCAGCTGCTCAGCGAGGTGTGGGGCTACGACTACTTCGGCGGCACGCGCACGGTCGACGTGCACGTGCGGCGCCTGCGCGCGAAGCTCGGCGACCTCGAGGGGCTCATCGGCACCGTGCGCAACGTCGGCTACCGGTTCAACGTCCACGAGGAGGACGAGCGCGACCTGCCCGTCTCGGCGAGCTGA
- a CDS encoding FUSC family protein: protein MNLRGLARTVDVRRMVDAAPAVLQITVTAVAAYAFASFVLGHERPLIAAIVVISSLGFVRDARPIRVLETVVGMTLGIALAEVLLLVAGQGIPQYALALAVTMLVARLVSPSAAFAVAAALQCTLVMLMPLPEGGPFTRTIDGLVAGAFALVATAIIPRDPRRTAAREGRRLVHEHVAVLEAFAEAMRAGDADAADRALSRARSTQPVVDAWTAAVDSGVAIARISPFGRRSRYDLDRQRTMLTGLELATRNLRVVSRRTAFALRDGAARPELAELFTRTSVAVGLLADAMGDVEQLPVARQAAIEIAKHLDPERIVPAAGPVSDRNVVHALRPYLVDVLMATGLDVADARDALARL from the coding sequence GTGAACCTCCGCGGCCTCGCGCGCACGGTCGACGTGCGCCGCATGGTCGACGCGGCGCCGGCGGTGCTGCAGATCACGGTGACCGCCGTCGCCGCCTACGCGTTCGCGTCGTTCGTGCTCGGCCACGAGCGTCCGCTCATCGCGGCGATCGTGGTGATCTCGTCGCTCGGCTTCGTGCGCGACGCCCGGCCGATCCGCGTGCTCGAGACCGTGGTGGGCATGACGCTCGGCATCGCGCTCGCCGAGGTGCTGCTGCTCGTCGCAGGACAGGGCATCCCGCAGTACGCCCTCGCGCTCGCGGTCACCATGCTCGTCGCCCGCCTCGTCTCCCCGTCGGCCGCGTTCGCGGTCGCGGCGGCGCTGCAGTGCACGCTGGTCATGCTCATGCCGCTCCCGGAGGGCGGACCGTTCACGCGCACGATCGACGGCCTCGTCGCGGGCGCGTTCGCGCTGGTCGCGACCGCGATCATCCCGCGCGACCCGCGCCGCACGGCCGCCCGCGAGGGGCGCCGGCTCGTGCACGAGCACGTCGCGGTGCTCGAGGCGTTCGCCGAGGCGATGCGGGCGGGCGATGCGGATGCCGCGGACCGGGCGCTCTCCCGCGCGCGCTCGACCCAGCCCGTGGTCGACGCCTGGACCGCAGCCGTCGACTCGGGCGTCGCGATCGCCCGCATCTCGCCGTTCGGCCGTCGCAGCCGGTACGACCTCGACCGCCAGCGCACCATGCTCACGGGGCTCGAGCTCGCCACCCGCAACCTGCGCGTCGTCTCGCGTCGCACGGCCTTCGCGCTGCGCGACGGCGCCGCCCGCCCCGAGCTCGCCGAACTGTTCACCCGCACGTCGGTCGCCGTCGGGCTGCTCGCCGACGCGATGGGCGATGTCGAGCAGCTGCCCGTGGCACGCCAGGCCGCGATCGAGATCGCCAAGCACCTCGACCCCGAGCGCATCGTCCCCGCGGCGGGCCCGGTCTCCGACCGGAACGTCGTGCACGCGCTGCGCCCGTACCTCGTGGACGTGCTCATGGCCACGGGCCTCGACGTGGCCGACGCGCGGGACGCGCTCGCCCGCCTCTGA
- a CDS encoding class I SAM-dependent methyltransferase, translating to MPVGSITRGTTNANRLRRFDRWIAAQPALRRAADPLVVDLGYGASAVTPLELHRRLAAVRPEVEVLGLEIDPARVRRAREQLAEVLAGGTAFDPEASVSFALGGFEVPVPGDRAPCVIRACNVLRQYDESEVADAWAMLTGRLAPGGLVVEGTCDELGRIAAWVGLDTGGPRTFTISLRLAGLEAPSIVAERLPKALIHRNVPGERVHELLRALDRAWTVHVPLSVYGPSQRWIRTVQSLRDAGWPVADGVRRWRLGEVTVDWSAVAPT from the coding sequence ATGCCGGTGGGTTCGATCACGCGCGGGACGACGAACGCGAACCGGCTGCGCCGCTTCGATCGCTGGATCGCGGCCCAGCCGGCGCTGCGGCGCGCGGCCGACCCGTTGGTCGTCGACCTCGGCTACGGGGCGAGCGCGGTGACCCCGCTCGAGCTGCACCGGCGGCTCGCCGCGGTGCGCCCGGAGGTCGAGGTGCTGGGGCTCGAGATCGACCCCGCCCGCGTGCGGCGCGCCCGTGAGCAGCTCGCGGAGGTGCTGGCCGGGGGCACGGCGTTCGACCCCGAGGCATCCGTCTCGTTCGCCCTCGGCGGGTTCGAGGTGCCGGTTCCGGGCGACCGGGCGCCGTGCGTGATCCGCGCCTGCAACGTGCTGCGGCAGTACGACGAGTCCGAGGTCGCCGACGCCTGGGCCATGCTGACCGGGCGCCTCGCGCCGGGCGGGCTGGTCGTCGAGGGCACGTGCGACGAGCTCGGGCGCATCGCCGCGTGGGTGGGTCTCGACACCGGCGGGCCGCGCACGTTCACGATCTCGCTGCGGCTCGCCGGGCTGGAGGCGCCGTCGATCGTCGCCGAGCGCCTGCCCAAGGCGCTCATCCACCGCAACGTGCCGGGCGAGCGCGTGCACGAGCTGCTGCGCGCCCTCGATCGGGCGTGGACGGTGCATGTGCCGCTGTCGGTGTACGGTCCGTCGCAGCGGTGGATCCGCACGGTGCAGTCGCTCCGCGACGCGGGCTGGCCGGTCGCGGACGGCGTGCGGCGGTGGCGGCTCGGCGAGGTCACGGTCGACTGGTCGGCGGTCGCGCCGACGTAG
- a CDS encoding FABP family protein has translation MLEIPVDLPAELVPLSWLVGTWEGTGVIDYRVGDETVTYEFGQRVQFAHDGQPVLQYSSVAWLLDAPEGSARELPSEIGYWRLARQLGDGDAGPGMLPASAPTAYADAESVETLRNDADGFDLQVQLVHPDGVGELYLGRVAGPRIDLATDAVVRAEGAKPYAAATRLYGLVESHLLWAWDIAALGQDLRTHASARLAKVG, from the coding sequence ATGCTCGAGATCCCCGTCGACCTGCCGGCGGAACTCGTCCCGCTGTCCTGGCTCGTCGGCACCTGGGAGGGCACGGGCGTCATCGACTACCGCGTCGGCGACGAGACCGTGACGTACGAGTTCGGCCAGCGCGTGCAGTTCGCGCACGACGGCCAGCCGGTGCTGCAGTACTCCTCGGTCGCGTGGCTGCTCGACGCGCCCGAGGGCTCGGCCCGCGAGCTGCCCTCCGAGATCGGCTACTGGCGGCTCGCCCGGCAGCTCGGCGACGGCGATGCCGGGCCGGGGATGCTGCCTGCGAGCGCGCCGACCGCGTACGCCGACGCCGAGTCGGTCGAGACGCTGCGCAACGACGCCGACGGCTTCGACCTCCAGGTGCAGCTCGTGCACCCCGACGGCGTCGGCGAGCTCTACCTCGGCCGGGTCGCGGGCCCGCGCATCGACCTCGCGACCGACGCGGTCGTGCGCGCCGAGGGTGCGAAGCCCTACGCCGCAGCAACCCGCCTCTACGGGCTCGTCGAGAGCCACCTGCTCTGGGCGTGGGACATCGCGGCGCTCGGGCAGGACCTCCGCACCCACGCCTCGGCCCGACTGGCGAAGGTCGGCTGA
- a CDS encoding YgfZ/GcvT domain-containing protein, which translates to MADSPLLAVPGAVPAEGVDQGVPAHYGNPIVEQRDLERGLAIVDCSGRGVVRVEGPDRLSWLDSMASQSLARLAPGEPAEALFLDAGGHVEHAVHVLDDGVATWLVAEGGDADALGSWLDRMRFMLRVEVSVATDEFAVLATAADDPAALLPDGVAVAAPNDVALVWRDPWAHVVAGGFQYATDPEHPAADWQWSELLVPRDALPALAAAARAGTVRMAGSLAAEALRIAAWRPRFATEVDDRSLPHELDWLRTAVHLSKGCYRGQETVAKVHNLGRPPRRLVMLHLDGSDTVLPAHGEVVSAIKQRPEAEAERRAVGTITSSALHHELGPIALAVVKRAVPDDIELIVESHDIDVAASQVAVVPSGAGAAVEVPRLPRLGARR; encoded by the coding sequence ATGGCCGATTCCCCGCTCCTCGCCGTGCCCGGCGCCGTCCCCGCGGAGGGCGTCGACCAGGGCGTGCCCGCGCACTACGGCAACCCGATCGTCGAGCAGCGCGACCTCGAGCGCGGGCTCGCGATCGTCGACTGCTCGGGCCGCGGCGTCGTGCGCGTCGAGGGCCCCGACCGGTTGAGCTGGCTCGACTCGATGGCGAGCCAGTCGCTCGCGCGCCTCGCACCGGGGGAGCCGGCGGAGGCGCTGTTCCTCGACGCCGGCGGCCACGTCGAGCACGCCGTGCACGTGCTCGACGACGGCGTCGCCACCTGGCTGGTCGCCGAGGGCGGCGACGCCGACGCGCTCGGCTCCTGGCTCGACCGCATGCGATTCATGCTCCGCGTCGAGGTCTCGGTGGCCACCGACGAGTTCGCCGTGCTCGCCACCGCGGCCGACGACCCCGCGGCGCTCCTGCCCGACGGCGTCGCGGTCGCCGCGCCGAACGACGTTGCGCTCGTCTGGCGCGACCCGTGGGCGCACGTGGTCGCCGGCGGGTTCCAGTACGCGACCGACCCCGAGCACCCCGCCGCCGACTGGCAATGGAGCGAGCTGCTCGTGCCGCGCGACGCGCTCCCGGCGCTCGCCGCCGCCGCCCGTGCCGGCACCGTGCGGATGGCCGGCTCGCTCGCCGCCGAGGCACTGCGCATCGCGGCCTGGCGCCCCCGCTTCGCGACCGAGGTCGACGACCGCTCGCTGCCGCACGAGCTCGACTGGCTGCGCACGGCCGTGCACCTGTCGAAGGGCTGCTACCGCGGGCAGGAGACGGTCGCCAAGGTGCACAACCTCGGCCGGCCGCCCCGGCGACTCGTGATGCTGCACCTCGACGGCTCCGACACCGTGCTGCCCGCGCACGGCGAGGTCGTCTCCGCGATCAAGCAGCGCCCCGAGGCCGAGGCCGAACGCCGCGCGGTGGGCACGATCACCTCCAGCGCGCTGCACCACGAGCTCGGCCCGATCGCCCTCGCGGTCGTCAAGCGCGCGGTGCCCGACGACATCGAGCTGATCGTCGAGTCGCACGACATCGACGTGGCCGCCTCCCAGGTCGCGGTCGTGCCGTCGGGCGCGGGCGCCGCGGTCGAGGTGCCCCGACTGCCGAGGCTCGGCGCCCGGCGGTGA